A stretch of Imperialibacter roseus DNA encodes these proteins:
- a CDS encoding CCA tRNA nucleotidyltransferase, with product MGEHVNKILSVLESDPVFAIVGKAADELGVEAYVVGGFVRDIFLDRPSKDLDFVCVGSGIALAEQVARSLKGKSNLSIFKNFGTAQVKWGEYELEFVGARKESYRTDSRKPIVEDGTLQDDQNRRDFTINAMAICLNKKRFGDLVDPFNGIEDLRKKTIRTPLDPDITFSDDPLRIMRGIRFAAQLGFDIAPDTMEGITRNAHRLEIVSMERVTDELNKIILSNPPSYGFQLMFHAGVLKYVFPEMVDLYGVEVINGKAHKDNFFHTLKVLDNVSQVTTDLWLRWAAIMHDIAKPATKRFNDKVGWTFHGHEDRGARMVPKIFRRMRLPMDLKMKYVQKLVRLHLRPIALVKREVTDSAIRRLLFEAGDDVEDLMKLCKADITSKDHNRVQRYLSNFELVEQKMAEVEGKDHVRNFQPPVSGEMIMEAFGIPPSKPIGEIKEVIKEAIMEGEIRNEFGPAYELMLKTGLKMGLKPVKELKT from the coding sequence ATGGGTGAGCATGTGAATAAAATACTCAGCGTTTTGGAGAGCGACCCAGTGTTTGCCATTGTTGGTAAAGCTGCAGACGAGCTGGGTGTGGAGGCGTACGTTGTTGGTGGGTTTGTGAGAGATATTTTCCTGGATCGTCCATCCAAAGACCTTGATTTTGTGTGTGTTGGGAGTGGCATAGCTTTGGCAGAGCAAGTGGCCCGCAGCCTGAAGGGCAAATCCAACCTTAGTATTTTTAAAAATTTTGGCACTGCTCAGGTCAAGTGGGGCGAGTATGAGCTTGAGTTTGTTGGCGCCCGTAAGGAAAGCTACCGGACTGACAGCCGCAAGCCGATTGTGGAAGATGGCACCCTCCAGGACGACCAAAACCGCAGGGACTTCACCATCAACGCCATGGCCATTTGCCTTAACAAGAAAAGGTTTGGTGACCTTGTCGATCCTTTCAATGGCATTGAAGACCTGCGCAAAAAGACAATCAGAACACCGCTTGATCCCGATATCACTTTTTCAGACGATCCCCTGAGAATCATGCGGGGCATCAGGTTTGCTGCGCAGCTCGGCTTCGACATTGCTCCCGATACCATGGAAGGCATTACCAGAAATGCCCACCGGTTAGAGATTGTTTCAATGGAGCGGGTAACGGACGAGCTTAATAAAATCATTCTGTCGAACCCGCCTTCTTATGGCTTTCAGCTCATGTTCCATGCGGGAGTTCTCAAATATGTGTTTCCCGAAATGGTGGATCTTTATGGCGTGGAGGTGATCAATGGCAAGGCGCACAAAGACAACTTCTTTCATACGCTGAAGGTGCTCGATAACGTTAGTCAGGTCACCACCGATCTATGGTTACGGTGGGCAGCCATTATGCACGACATCGCCAAGCCAGCCACAAAGCGCTTCAACGACAAGGTAGGTTGGACCTTCCACGGCCACGAAGACAGGGGTGCTCGCATGGTGCCCAAGATCTTCAGAAGAATGCGCCTGCCCATGGACTTAAAAATGAAGTATGTGCAGAAGCTGGTCAGGCTGCACCTGAGACCCATCGCTTTGGTGAAGAGGGAGGTGACCGATTCTGCCATTCGTCGGCTGCTGTTCGAAGCAGGAGACGATGTGGAAGACTTGATGAAGCTGTGCAAGGCCGACATCACCAGCAAAGACCACAACAGGGTACAGCGCTATCTCAGTAATTTTGAACTGGTGGAACAGAAAATGGCTGAGGTAGAAGGCAAAGACCATGTGCGCAACTTCCAGCCGCCAGTTTCAGGCGAAATGATCATGGAGGCCTTTGGCATTCCTCCTTCCAAGCCCATTGGGGAAATCAAGGAAGTGATCAAGGAAGCGATCATGGAAGGCGAAATCCGCAATGAATTTGGACCTGCCTATGAGCTGATGCTGAAAACAGGGTTGAAGATGGGCCTGAAGCCCGTAAAGGAGTTGAAAACCTAA
- a CDS encoding tetratricopeptide repeat protein, whose amino-acid sequence MKRVVGTLMLVLFGVVAAFAQDSPQSTPEFKRNKQVFEMASLFNDAAVARTALYNMIAIDSKNPALLDSLALLYYEFQNYSSAAIVTQAALRANPGNPLMLELSAICYESLGLPDRALAQYETLYMKQNNPLTLYKMAFLQLQVKHYVEVNTSADILLAKPELKETRIVFPKADETTQEVSMHAALYNLKGLAAKAQGDNVGAKAMFDKALEVSPDFEIALKNAQEAASK is encoded by the coding sequence ATGAAAAGAGTAGTTGGTACGTTGATGTTGGTGCTTTTTGGAGTGGTCGCAGCCTTTGCTCAGGATTCGCCTCAGTCCACACCTGAGTTCAAAAGAAACAAGCAAGTGTTTGAAATGGCCTCTTTGTTCAACGATGCTGCCGTAGCCAGAACGGCGCTTTATAACATGATTGCCATTGACAGCAAAAATCCGGCGCTACTTGACTCACTGGCTCTTTTATATTACGAATTTCAAAATTATTCATCCGCCGCAATCGTGACCCAGGCAGCACTGCGGGCCAACCCCGGCAACCCATTGATGCTGGAGCTTTCTGCTATTTGCTACGAAAGCCTTGGCTTGCCAGACAGAGCACTCGCACAGTACGAGACGCTTTACATGAAACAAAACAATCCTTTGACACTGTACAAAATGGCTTTTCTTCAGCTACAGGTGAAGCACTACGTGGAAGTAAACACGTCAGCCGACATTCTGCTGGCAAAGCCGGAATTGAAGGAGACCAGGATCGTGTTTCCTAAAGCAGATGAAACCACGCAGGAAGTAAGCATGCATGCCGCTTTGTATAACCTCAAGGGGCTGGCTGCTAAGGCTCAGGGCGATAATGTTGGAGCCAAAGCCATGTTTGATAAAGCGCTGGAGGTGTCCCCTGATTTTGAAATAGCTTTGAAAAACGCTCAGGAAGCAGCCTCTAAGTAA
- a CDS encoding ceramidase domain-containing protein: MQVIDLPNNTEHARYFASLPDGGPVYHEFHPEWIIVEPWNAISSLLILLPAVYWAFKLNKELKSYLFLAYCMPLLFLGGLGSTLFHAFRNSEFFLWLDVFPTAVLTISLSIYFWIKVLPRWWQIVYIIVPAAAVRYGMYFIVSPHTALNISYAITGTLLFLPILLLLNKIKYRYAGIIGASIALFVLALVFRELDAWKENALPMGTHFLWHISTGVGAFYLAEFLYRFRRLENLKGEIYLEAAS; encoded by the coding sequence ATGCAGGTAATTGACTTACCCAACAACACTGAACATGCACGGTACTTTGCCAGCCTGCCCGACGGGGGGCCCGTTTACCATGAATTTCATCCTGAGTGGATCATAGTAGAGCCATGGAATGCGATTTCCTCACTGCTTATTCTACTCCCGGCAGTTTATTGGGCATTCAAACTTAACAAGGAGTTAAAGAGCTACCTTTTCCTTGCTTACTGCATGCCGTTGCTGTTTTTGGGCGGACTTGGCAGCACACTCTTTCATGCATTCCGCAATAGTGAGTTTTTCCTATGGCTGGACGTGTTTCCCACAGCCGTCTTAACCATCTCACTCAGCATCTATTTTTGGATCAAAGTATTACCCAGATGGTGGCAGATCGTCTATATCATTGTGCCTGCGGCAGCTGTCAGGTATGGAATGTATTTTATTGTGTCGCCTCATACTGCACTCAATATCTCCTATGCCATTACGGGCACCCTGCTTTTTCTGCCAATTTTGCTATTGCTAAACAAGATAAAGTACCGTTATGCGGGAATAATAGGTGCTTCGATAGCGCTTTTCGTATTAGCGCTTGTTTTCAGGGAACTCGATGCCTGGAAGGAAAATGCACTGCCCATGGGCACGCATTTTCTATGGCACATATCGACCGGTGTAGGCGCATTTTACCTGGCAGAATTCCTTTACAGATTCCGTAGGCTGGAGAATTTAAAAGGCGAGATTTACTTAGAGGCTGCTTCCTGA
- a CDS encoding outer membrane beta-barrel family protein: MNLSRPTIFFIAGLILFTSADATAQKEGGEVDVVGKIVDAGSGDVLEFATVSFYTADSSLVSGVVTDLQGQFKIELAPGSYYSLVQFVSYEDKYFSGITLSEGQKRMNLGTIAVEADSETLQEVVVEAERGQMEMSFDKRIFNVSKDPSNVGRTATQLLDNVPSVTVDTDGNVALRGSQNVRILIDGKPSGLVGISGSNGLQSLQGSLIESIEVVTNPSVRYQAEGSAGIINIVLKKDDRNGVNGSFELNAGYPANYGASANVNFRREKINYFVNYGANYRESPGGGSSFQRYTLPDTSFITRRTEDRTRGGWAHNLRAGADFFVTPKDIITVSGVVRYEDGENVNNLIYEDFNSNDVLQNRTGRVNTEQENELNSEVTLNYERSFDDKDRKLTAYAQFRDNNESEDADIEQRLLDGEDPEMIMLRQRSLNDETERNLLVQSDYVHPFSKDGKFEAGFRSTFRQISTNYLVEEQDSIGTWNNLVNFTNDFRYTENVHAVYGLIANRHGKVSYQAGLRAELSDIQTLLLQTDETNNRLYANLFPSIHANYHLNETHSWQVSYSRRISRPRFRELNPFSSFSDARNIRTGNPNLNPEFTNSYEIGYLVNGKTSTIYAGVYNRRTSDVSQRVNYVDADGVTFSQPLNLAFENAFGVESNISKDWFDWWTSSLNFNFYRRIIEGDFNGESLNADTYTWSGRVNSRVTLWKKVNYQVNAFYRAPQNTPQGERLAYYAIDMGLNRDILNGNGTINLSVRDILNSRKWRGITQGETFYQESEFQWRSRQFMVSFVYRLNQKKRGGGREEREDFEGGEGDF; this comes from the coding sequence ATGAATTTATCACGCCCAACAATATTCTTTATTGCAGGACTCATTTTATTTACGTCAGCGGATGCTACCGCTCAAAAGGAAGGGGGGGAAGTGGATGTAGTAGGCAAAATTGTTGACGCAGGTAGCGGTGACGTTTTGGAATTCGCCACGGTTTCCTTCTACACGGCCGACTCCAGCCTTGTATCCGGCGTTGTTACCGACCTTCAGGGCCAGTTTAAAATTGAGTTGGCACCAGGCTCATATTACAGCCTGGTACAGTTTGTTTCATACGAGGACAAGTATTTTTCGGGAATAACCTTGTCGGAGGGGCAGAAGCGTATGAATCTGGGCACCATAGCTGTCGAAGCAGACAGCGAAACTTTGCAGGAAGTGGTGGTGGAGGCTGAGAGAGGCCAAATGGAAATGAGCTTCGACAAACGCATATTTAACGTGAGCAAAGACCCAAGCAACGTGGGGCGCACTGCCACGCAACTGCTCGACAATGTGCCTTCTGTTACTGTTGACACCGATGGGAATGTGGCGCTTAGGGGAAGCCAGAACGTAAGAATTTTGATTGACGGAAAACCATCCGGGCTGGTGGGGATCAGCGGCTCCAACGGGCTCCAGTCGTTGCAGGGAAGCCTGATCGAAAGCATTGAAGTAGTGACCAATCCCTCGGTTCGCTATCAAGCAGAAGGGTCGGCCGGTATTATCAACATCGTACTGAAAAAGGATGATAGAAACGGAGTAAATGGATCTTTTGAGTTGAATGCTGGCTACCCGGCCAACTATGGAGCCAGTGCCAATGTCAATTTTCGCAGGGAGAAAATAAACTACTTTGTTAACTACGGGGCCAACTACCGGGAGAGCCCGGGCGGAGGCAGCTCCTTTCAGCGATATACGCTTCCTGACACCTCATTTATCACAAGAAGAACCGAAGACAGAACCCGGGGCGGCTGGGCTCACAACCTGCGAGCCGGAGCCGATTTCTTTGTGACCCCAAAAGACATCATTACCGTATCGGGAGTGGTGAGGTACGAAGACGGCGAGAATGTGAATAATCTGATTTACGAAGACTTTAATAGCAACGACGTGTTGCAGAACAGAACTGGTCGGGTCAATACCGAGCAGGAAAATGAACTGAACTCAGAGGTGACGCTGAACTACGAGCGGTCGTTTGACGATAAAGACCGCAAACTAACGGCATATGCCCAATTCCGGGACAATAACGAGTCGGAAGATGCCGATATTGAACAACGCTTGCTCGACGGCGAGGATCCAGAAATGATCATGTTGCGTCAGCGGTCGTTAAACGATGAAACAGAAAGGAACCTCCTGGTTCAGTCGGATTACGTACACCCTTTTTCTAAGGACGGAAAATTCGAAGCCGGATTCAGAAGTACTTTCAGACAAATTTCAACTAACTATCTTGTGGAAGAGCAGGATTCCATTGGCACCTGGAATAATCTTGTGAACTTCACCAATGATTTCAGATATACCGAGAATGTGCATGCTGTGTACGGACTGATTGCCAATCGCCATGGCAAGGTGTCGTATCAGGCTGGTTTGAGAGCCGAGCTATCCGATATCCAGACGTTGTTGCTGCAAACCGACGAAACAAACAACCGGCTTTACGCCAACCTTTTCCCAAGCATCCATGCCAACTATCATCTCAACGAAACCCACTCCTGGCAGGTAAGCTACAGCCGCAGGATCAGCCGACCAAGGTTTCGGGAACTCAACCCGTTTTCTTCTTTTAGCGATGCAAGGAACATACGCACCGGTAATCCGAACCTGAATCCCGAATTCACCAACAGCTATGAAATCGGCTATTTGGTCAATGGAAAAACATCTACCATATACGCTGGCGTGTACAACCGCCGGACCAGCGACGTCAGTCAGCGGGTGAATTACGTAGATGCCGATGGTGTAACGTTTTCGCAGCCGCTCAACCTCGCCTTCGAAAATGCTTTTGGCGTAGAGTCAAATATTTCCAAAGACTGGTTTGACTGGTGGACATCAAGCCTCAACTTTAACTTCTATCGGAGGATCATCGAAGGCGACTTCAATGGAGAATCGCTCAACGCCGACACCTACACTTGGAGTGGGAGGGTAAACTCCAGGGTCACACTTTGGAAGAAAGTCAACTATCAGGTGAATGCTTTCTACAGAGCGCCTCAAAATACACCTCAAGGTGAAAGGCTGGCCTACTATGCCATCGATATGGGACTGAACAGAGACATCCTCAATGGAAATGGCACTATTAACCTGAGTGTGAGAGATATCCTCAACTCCAGAAAGTGGAGAGGTATCACTCAGGGAGAGACATTTTATCAGGAGAGCGAATTCCAGTGGCGCTCCCGCCAGTTCATGGTCAGCTTTGTGTACCGGCTCAACCAGAAGAAAAGAGGCGGAGGCCGGGAGGAAAGAGAGGACTTCGAAGGTGGCGAAGGCGACTTCTAA
- a CDS encoding RNA polymerase sigma factor: protein MERAIAYRLEDSQAYTVTEEGKSAVVNIHQSLIDSCREGSREAQYQLYKLYNKAMLNVAWRIVNNQSDAEDILQESFLSAFRNIQSYKGDATFGAWLKRIVVNKAINHIRKRKLEMSDQEIGEVDVADEQTSLENDPEVLLSVERIKRAIPQLPDGFRAVLSLYLLEGYDHREIADILGITESTSKSQFNRAKSRLREILKSEVNYE from the coding sequence TTGGAGAGAGCAATTGCATACAGGTTGGAGGATTCACAAGCATATACAGTGACGGAGGAAGGGAAAAGCGCCGTTGTCAATATCCATCAGTCCCTTATCGACAGTTGTCGGGAGGGGAGCAGAGAGGCGCAATACCAGCTTTACAAACTGTATAACAAAGCCATGCTCAATGTTGCCTGGCGCATTGTGAACAACCAGTCTGATGCTGAAGACATCCTGCAGGAGTCTTTCCTAAGTGCCTTTCGTAATATTCAGTCGTACAAGGGTGACGCCACCTTTGGTGCCTGGCTAAAGCGAATAGTGGTGAACAAGGCGATCAACCATATTCGCAAACGAAAGTTGGAAATGAGCGACCAGGAAATTGGCGAAGTGGATGTTGCCGATGAGCAAACTTCGCTTGAAAATGATCCTGAAGTTTTGTTAAGTGTGGAGAGGATCAAGAGAGCCATCCCACAACTTCCGGACGGTTTCAGAGCAGTGTTATCGCTCTACCTGCTGGAAGGTTACGATCATCGTGAAATTGCGGACATATTGGGCATAACAGAATCAACATCGAAGTCGCAGTTTAATAGAGCGAAAAGCAGATTGAGAGAAATTTTGAAGTCGGAGGTGAATTATGAGTAG
- a CDS encoding DUF4097 family beta strand repeat-containing protein: MKQNMYKHLKYSALVFCLLFVAGLASAQGSEKEKRVSKSYKVNDNRLEFSVRNKFGKVEISTWDKPQIDVEVVIKVDNRNESRAMKMLDQINVTIMESSQAIAFETRIDGSLNNRNNEEFEINYTIKMPSNLPLTVKNSFGDTYIGSYDGPATLDIAYGNIKAETFSNDLRLELSFGSGDITSTKKTDMTVKYSKLDIGKVGNATINSQFSDLDIEELLDVNLDAKYGSVEFGSLNNITGRVSFSGFELDLLRKSMDLTTSYSGDFTVRKVTKGFQRISLDGKFGSFDIGLESGANASVEANLKYCDMSYSGVPFEFNYVVKDHNSKEYRGKLGTGQGGTINVSSDYGDVRVRTVQ; encoded by the coding sequence ATGAAACAGAACATGTATAAACATTTGAAATATTCGGCACTGGTTTTTTGTCTGCTGTTTGTGGCAGGCCTGGCGAGTGCTCAGGGCTCGGAAAAAGAGAAGAGGGTGTCGAAATCGTACAAAGTGAACGATAACCGACTGGAGTTTTCGGTAAGGAATAAGTTCGGGAAAGTGGAGATTTCCACCTGGGACAAGCCACAGATAGACGTGGAGGTGGTGATCAAAGTGGACAACCGAAATGAATCCAGAGCCATGAAGATGCTCGACCAGATCAACGTCACCATCATGGAGTCGTCGCAGGCGATTGCTTTTGAGACGAGGATTGATGGTAGCCTGAACAACCGGAACAATGAGGAGTTCGAGATCAACTACACGATCAAAATGCCCTCTAACCTACCGTTGACGGTGAAAAACAGCTTTGGCGACACCTACATTGGTTCCTACGATGGCCCGGCCACCCTCGACATTGCTTACGGTAATATCAAAGCAGAAACATTTTCCAACGACCTGAGACTCGAGCTGTCGTTTGGTAGCGGTGACATTACCAGCACCAAAAAAACCGACATGACAGTGAAGTACAGCAAGCTCGACATAGGCAAGGTGGGCAACGCCACTATCAATAGCCAGTTTTCGGATCTTGATATTGAGGAGTTGCTGGATGTGAACCTCGACGCTAAGTATGGCAGCGTGGAATTTGGCTCCCTCAACAACATCACCGGCAGGGTGAGCTTCTCGGGCTTTGAGCTCGATCTGCTGCGGAAGTCGATGGACCTGACCACGAGTTATTCCGGGGACTTCACCGTGCGCAAGGTGACCAAGGGCTTTCAGCGCATCAGCCTCGACGGCAAGTTTGGCTCGTTTGACATTGGCCTTGAGAGCGGAGCCAACGCCTCGGTGGAAGCCAACCTGAAGTACTGCGACATGTCGTACTCAGGCGTGCCCTTCGAATTCAACTACGTGGTGAAAGACCACAACAGCAAAGAGTATCGTGGCAAACTGGGTACAGGCCAGGGAGGCACCATCAATGTCAGCAGCGACTACGGCGACGTAAGAGTAAGAACAGTACAGTAA
- a CDS encoding PAS domain-containing sensor histidine kinase produces MYIPEENDHQAPDLLKPGQLNMLLQRQLEQFLPAGETTPRNLEGLLQAVNETYENFEKQLPGEEIRSLVSQQIGSMGAWELTLDSHNPLRGQLVWSEEMYGIFGYTENEVPVTLELYFAHLLPADKRLVEATLGQMIVSGEDCRMEHWLIRKDGSECFVCQRGTLVRDEESGEPLRLIAIVHDITDHKRAQEEIQNKETHLSMTQRIARVGSWEMGLQQSPNSLVGPLRLSDECYRILGYEPGEIVPDVNVITSHLHPEDRKRVHAVVGEAMAASSPFEVECRVITRQGQLLHVVGRGEIIINGLRNRPVKVIGILQDVTEQKRASLSLEEAKANFKNVLENTDTAFTLLDKERKILLFNRQADELTKREAGNTMAIGAKYEDIVLPGRKEIVRQALESVALSKQKLVYESHYANADRPECWFSVSIHPIVSENNELIGMSVATHEITKEKNHLEQIKVSNERYELVTRATKDVIWDWNLMDDMVYRSNTFIEVFGGISVADEMLKDGWIEQVHEEDQARVHQHMMSCIEDPRANVWEDEYRFYRKNGELAYVSDRGLIIRNSQGQAERMVGAMRDITTQTLLEKERDRITNDLLQRNVALEQFTYIVSHNLRGPVANILGLSGLLKSSALDEQSFQMCLTSMESTTKKLDQVIKDLDQVLQVRQQLTQTKEKISLRGLVKEIQLMIGHEQGHNDIWINIDFSKTDEVYSLKSYLHSIFHNLITNSIKYRKRDQPLTIDIKSDQSNGYTVLTFKDNGTGIDLKTNGEKVFGLYKRFHESVEGKGVGLFMTKTQVESLGGRIHLQSELGVGTEFTVELLDPS; encoded by the coding sequence ATGTATATACCCGAGGAGAACGACCATCAGGCTCCTGATTTACTAAAACCTGGTCAGTTGAACATGCTTTTACAGCGGCAGCTTGAGCAGTTTCTTCCTGCGGGTGAAACTACGCCCCGGAATCTGGAGGGGCTCTTGCAGGCCGTTAACGAAACCTACGAAAATTTTGAAAAGCAGCTGCCTGGCGAAGAAATCCGCTCTCTCGTGTCGCAGCAAATCGGCAGTATGGGTGCCTGGGAATTGACTTTGGACAGCCATAACCCCCTGAGAGGACAGTTGGTTTGGTCAGAAGAGATGTACGGGATTTTCGGGTACACCGAAAATGAGGTACCGGTGACCCTGGAGCTCTATTTTGCTCATTTGCTGCCTGCCGACAAAAGGTTGGTGGAGGCCACGCTTGGGCAAATGATTGTATCGGGAGAAGATTGCCGGATGGAACACTGGCTGATCAGAAAGGATGGTAGCGAGTGCTTCGTCTGTCAGAGGGGAACGCTCGTGCGTGATGAGGAAAGTGGCGAGCCTCTGCGGCTGATTGCTATAGTGCACGATATTACAGACCACAAAAGAGCCCAGGAGGAGATACAGAATAAGGAGACTCATCTTAGCATGACTCAGCGCATTGCCAGGGTGGGTAGCTGGGAGATGGGCCTTCAGCAGTCGCCGAATTCACTGGTCGGCCCTCTTCGGTTGTCTGATGAGTGTTATCGCATTCTTGGCTATGAGCCAGGGGAGATTGTTCCTGACGTCAATGTGATCACTTCGCACCTCCATCCGGAAGACAGGAAAAGAGTGCACGCAGTAGTTGGGGAAGCTATGGCAGCATCGTCGCCTTTTGAGGTAGAATGCAGAGTGATTACCAGGCAGGGCCAATTGCTTCATGTAGTTGGCCGTGGCGAGATAATCATCAATGGCTTGCGCAACAGACCAGTGAAGGTGATCGGGATACTGCAGGACGTAACCGAGCAGAAGCGAGCATCTCTGTCACTGGAAGAGGCCAAGGCCAATTTTAAAAATGTTCTGGAAAACACCGATACAGCATTTACGCTGCTAGACAAGGAGAGAAAGATTCTGTTGTTCAACCGGCAAGCCGATGAACTAACTAAAAGAGAAGCAGGCAACACCATGGCAATTGGTGCCAAATATGAAGACATCGTGCTGCCAGGCAGGAAGGAAATAGTAAGGCAAGCACTGGAAAGTGTAGCGCTTTCAAAGCAAAAGTTGGTCTACGAGTCCCACTACGCAAATGCTGACCGCCCGGAATGCTGGTTTTCAGTAAGTATACACCCCATTGTTAGTGAAAATAATGAACTCATCGGCATGAGCGTAGCCACCCATGAGATCACGAAAGAGAAGAATCATCTTGAACAAATCAAGGTGAGCAATGAGAGGTACGAGTTGGTCACCAGGGCTACGAAAGATGTGATTTGGGACTGGAACCTGATGGATGACATGGTGTATCGTTCAAATACTTTCATTGAAGTGTTTGGAGGGATAAGCGTAGCCGATGAAATGCTCAAGGATGGATGGATAGAACAGGTGCATGAGGAAGATCAGGCTCGTGTGCACCAGCACATGATGAGCTGCATAGAGGATCCCCGAGCAAATGTGTGGGAAGATGAGTATCGGTTTTATCGGAAAAATGGCGAATTGGCCTATGTAAGCGATAGGGGCCTGATTATTCGCAACAGCCAGGGTCAGGCGGAGCGAATGGTGGGGGCCATGAGAGACATAACTACTCAAACACTGCTTGAAAAGGAAAGGGATAGAATCACCAATGACCTGCTGCAACGAAATGTAGCACTTGAGCAGTTTACTTATATTGTTTCACATAATTTGAGGGGGCCGGTGGCCAATATACTTGGGCTTTCAGGGCTGCTAAAGTCCTCGGCACTCGACGAGCAGTCCTTTCAGATGTGCTTAACCTCCATGGAGTCCACCACAAAAAAGCTCGATCAGGTGATCAAAGACCTGGATCAGGTATTGCAGGTGCGTCAGCAGCTCACCCAAACAAAGGAAAAAATAAGCCTGCGTGGACTGGTGAAAGAAATTCAATTGATGATAGGGCATGAGCAGGGGCACAATGATATATGGATAAATATCGATTTTTCAAAAACAGATGAAGTGTACAGTTTAAAGAGCTATCTGCATAGCATTTTTCATAACCTCATTACCAATAGTATTAAGTACAGAAAACGTGATCAACCGCTGACTATCGACATAAAAAGTGATCAGTCAAACGGGTATACCGTGCTTACCTTCAAAGACAACGGCACGGGGATCGACCTCAAAACCAATGGCGAGAAGGTTTTTGGGCTGTACAAACGGTTTCATGAAAGCGTCGAAGGAAAGGGCGTAGGGCTGTTTATGACCAAGACGCAAGTGGAATCGCTGGGAGGAAGAATTCATCTCCAAAGTGAACTGGGTGTCGGCACTGAGTTCACCGTTGAGCTTCTGGATCCCAGCTAG
- a CDS encoding VOC family protein, with protein sequence MKSLEIVMLPVKDRQKAKEFYLKLGFEVVLEAPSHHGETWIQMALPNGATTISLASFSGLICDTNDIEKEIEALTAKGIQVGKIDETPWGRFAWLKDLDGNSLCLRQQ encoded by the coding sequence ATGAAGTCATTAGAAATTGTCATGCTACCCGTTAAGGACAGACAAAAAGCGAAAGAGTTCTATTTGAAGCTAGGCTTCGAAGTGGTGTTAGAGGCACCGTCTCATCACGGCGAAACATGGATACAGATGGCACTTCCCAATGGCGCTACTACCATCTCGTTGGCAAGCTTCAGTGGTCTTATTTGCGATACAAACGATATTGAAAAAGAGATTGAAGCGTTAACGGCCAAAGGGATTCAGGTAGGAAAAATTGACGAGACACCATGGGGACGTTTTGCCTGGCTAAAAGACTTGGATGGCAACAGTTTGTGCCTGAGGCAGCAGTAG
- a CDS encoding GlxA family transcriptional regulator → MKHVSILPLYEATVTSIDSSHQILNRVNDFMAYQGRPPFYQVEIVGLEEKTSMGGGIYDIRVDKTIDRVPKTDLIVLPLLCGNFPEAISKNQPYKDWVVAQYHSGAEILCLCVGSFFLASTGLLAGRKCAVHWASTNEFKTLFPEVEVVDDGIISDEKGIYTCGGGYSYLNLLLYILEKHMGKEISILASKMFEIDIERKSQNPFMIFVGQKRHGDEAVLKVQEYIENNPTEVFSVDAMCEKAGIGRRTFERRFKKSTGNSIAEYIQRVKVEFAKKHLEMGRKTVNEIIYETGYNDVEAFRKVFKRFTDLSPIDYKRRFA, encoded by the coding sequence ATGAAGCATGTTTCCATTTTGCCACTGTATGAGGCCACCGTCACTAGTATTGATAGCAGCCATCAGATTTTGAACCGGGTCAATGACTTCATGGCCTATCAGGGGCGCCCACCCTTTTATCAGGTTGAAATTGTGGGTCTGGAAGAGAAAACGAGCATGGGTGGCGGTATCTACGATATTCGTGTTGACAAAACAATCGACCGGGTGCCTAAAACCGACCTCATCGTACTTCCACTACTGTGTGGCAACTTCCCCGAAGCGATCTCAAAAAACCAGCCTTACAAAGACTGGGTAGTTGCACAATACCATAGCGGAGCAGAGATCCTTTGCCTTTGTGTTGGTTCTTTTTTTCTGGCCTCCACCGGACTTTTGGCGGGGCGGAAATGTGCCGTGCACTGGGCGTCGACGAATGAATTCAAGACTTTGTTTCCCGAGGTGGAGGTAGTTGACGACGGCATTATCAGCGACGAAAAGGGTATTTATACCTGTGGTGGGGGGTATTCTTATTTGAACTTGCTGCTCTATATCCTGGAGAAGCACATGGGAAAAGAAATTTCTATCTTGGCGTCGAAGATGTTCGAGATCGATATTGAACGGAAGAGTCAAAATCCTTTCATGATTTTTGTGGGGCAGAAGCGCCACGGAGACGAAGCCGTGCTAAAGGTGCAGGAGTATATCGAAAACAACCCAACGGAGGTTTTCAGCGTGGATGCGATGTGTGAGAAAGCCGGCATTGGACGGCGGACTTTCGAACGCCGATTTAAAAAATCCACTGGCAACTCGATTGCGGAATATATTCAGCGGGTGAAAGTGGAGTTTGCCAAAAAACACTTGGAAATGGGCCGCAAAACAGTGAATGAAATCATCTACGAAACGGGCTACAACGATGTGGAGGCTTTCAGAAAAGTGTTTAAGAGGTTTACCGATTTGTCACCCATTGACTACAAGAGACGGTTTGCCTGA